From the Priestia aryabhattai genome, one window contains:
- the fabZ gene encoding 3-hydroxyacyl-ACP dehydratase FabZ, whose amino-acid sequence MKDIEQIKHTIQHRYPFLLVDSILEQEEGKLAIGIKQVTANEPFFQGHFPDYVVTPGVLIVEALAQLGGFAMAPNDQQKGRLAFLAGIDECRFKRQVRPGDTLRLEFEILKQRGKIVKGKGKAFVDSELACEAVITFALDV is encoded by the coding sequence ATGAAAGATATTGAACAAATAAAACATACCATTCAACACCGCTATCCTTTTTTACTTGTTGATAGCATCTTGGAACAAGAAGAAGGAAAGCTTGCGATAGGGATAAAACAAGTAACAGCAAATGAACCTTTTTTTCAAGGTCACTTCCCGGACTATGTGGTAACGCCAGGGGTACTTATTGTCGAAGCTCTTGCTCAGCTAGGTGGATTTGCCATGGCCCCTAATGACCAACAAAAAGGAAGACTTGCTTTTTTAGCAGGAATAGATGAATGTCGTTTTAAGCGTCAAGTCAGACCAGGAGATACACTTCGCTTAGAATTTGAGATTCTCAAGCAGCGCGGAAAGATTGTGAAAGGAAAAGGAAAAGCATTTGTGGACAGCGAATTAGCTTGTGAAGCGGTCATTACCTTTGCTCTTGATGTATAA